A region from the Chloroflexota bacterium genome encodes:
- a CDS encoding NUDIX hydrolase: MSEAVEQLLHSQRVYQGRAVQLKVDTVQKPSGRETTREVVEHSDCVAILAVDADGSILLVRQFRYAVGKDLLEIPAGGIEPGETPDQAVCRELREETGYLPQKIVRLGGFYSAPGYCTEYLYLYLATELVPSPLQAEDTESIEVVRVSPAEVRALIASGRICDAKSIAGLLSTSLR; this comes from the coding sequence TTGAGCGAGGCTGTTGAGCAGTTGTTGCATAGCCAGCGAGTATACCAGGGGCGAGCAGTACAACTGAAGGTAGATACAGTGCAGAAACCCAGCGGCAGGGAGACCACTCGGGAAGTCGTGGAACATAGCGATTGTGTAGCCATCTTGGCTGTAGATGCTGATGGTAGTATTCTTCTGGTTCGTCAGTTCCGTTATGCGGTGGGGAAGGACCTTCTGGAAATCCCTGCCGGTGGTATCGAACCTGGGGAGACCCCAGACCAGGCGGTGTGCCGCGAATTGAGGGAGGAGACAGGCTATCTACCCCAGAAGATCGTACGGTTGGGGGGATTCTACTCTGCCCCGGGATACTGTACGGAGTATTTGTATCTTTACCTTGCCACCGAGCTTGTCCCCAGCCCTTTGCAAGCTGAGGATACCGAGAGTATTGAGGTGGTACGTGTCTCTCCTGCAGAGGTTCGAGCCCTTATTGCTTCAGGTAGAATATGCGATGCCAAGAGCATTGCTGGATTGCTGAGTACTTCCCTGCGTTAG
- the malQ gene encoding 4-alpha-glucanotransferase, with the protein MSDFYNMPQLQELAHAYGIETAYYDITQRRQEASPESLLLVLRALGAPVETFGDVSAALIEHRQAVWRRCLEPVVVVWDGDSAEVELRLLVDQAVGSAMCHMELENGEARGWACDISGLPTTQTVEVEGARYVAKKLPIPGRLPWGYHRLIVESSGRLSEAMIICAPVKAYLSPESSVSRVWGVFLPLYALHSRRSWGSGDFSDLEDLITWLTGQGGSVVATLPFLASFLDESFDPSPYAPVSRLFWNEFYIDVTKVTELKNCAAARAMIESGEVKEAVEKLQSLPLVDYRHQMALKRRLLEELAKCFFTKPADHLAAFRHFMETNHRVEDYARFRATCERRSVPWPEWPQRLCAGILKEGDYSEDTKRYHAYVQWVAHQQLETLSEKAREKGSGLYLDFPLGVNPDGYDMWREHSLFTMGVSVGAPPDTLFSGGQDWGFTPLHPEKIREQEHRYFIACLNHQLEYASILRIDHVMCLHRLFWIPEGMEPSKGVYVRYAADELYAILSLESHRHKCLLVGENLGTVPPYVNEAMTRHNIQCMYVTQYEITPDSNGTLREIPTNAVASLNTHDMPPFSAFWQGLDIEDRLAMKILDTTGAHVERGSRQNLKQALVNFLQRNGWLKGNSWDTHSVLKACLAFLASSHARILLVNLEDLWLETEPQNIPGIQEEHPNWRRKARYSLEVLSQMPEVLDAIEEIDRIFKRGKGF; encoded by the coding sequence ATGAGTGACTTTTACAATATGCCACAGCTTCAGGAACTGGCTCATGCCTATGGTATTGAAACGGCATATTATGATATTACCCAGCGCAGGCAGGAAGCATCCCCCGAGTCTCTTTTATTAGTGCTCCGAGCTCTGGGTGCTCCAGTTGAGACCTTTGGCGATGTCTCTGCTGCGCTCATCGAGCACCGGCAGGCCGTATGGAGACGGTGTTTGGAGCCAGTGGTTGTGGTATGGGATGGAGACTCTGCTGAAGTTGAGCTGCGTCTGCTGGTAGATCAGGCTGTTGGTTCTGCAATGTGCCACATGGAACTTGAGAATGGAGAGGCGCGAGGTTGGGCTTGCGACATCTCTGGACTGCCCACGACGCAAACAGTTGAAGTAGAGGGTGCGCGCTATGTAGCCAAGAAACTGCCCATACCTGGCAGATTACCATGGGGATATCACCGGCTTATAGTGGAGTCATCGGGAAGGCTTTCTGAGGCTATGATTATCTGTGCTCCGGTCAAGGCGTATCTGTCTCCTGAAAGTTCAGTGAGCAGGGTCTGGGGGGTGTTCCTTCCATTATATGCGCTACATTCGCGGCGTAGCTGGGGAAGCGGCGATTTCTCTGATCTTGAAGACCTCATCACATGGCTTACCGGTCAAGGTGGTAGTGTGGTGGCGACCCTTCCATTTCTAGCCTCTTTCTTAGATGAGTCATTTGATCCAAGTCCCTATGCTCCTGTAAGTCGCCTCTTCTGGAATGAGTTCTATATTGACGTGACCAAGGTTACTGAGCTGAAAAATTGTGCTGCTGCACGAGCCATGATCGAGTCAGGTGAAGTTAAGGAAGCAGTTGAAAAGTTACAATCTCTACCTCTGGTTGATTATCGGCATCAAATGGCGTTAAAACGCCGGCTGCTTGAAGAATTAGCAAAGTGCTTCTTCACAAAACCAGCTGATCACCTTGCAGCCTTCCGTCATTTTATGGAGACAAATCATCGGGTTGAGGACTATGCTCGTTTCCGGGCTACCTGCGAACGGCGGAGTGTTCCCTGGCCAGAATGGCCGCAGCGGCTGTGTGCAGGTATCTTGAAGGAGGGGGATTACAGTGAGGATACTAAACGGTATCATGCCTATGTGCAGTGGGTGGCTCACCAGCAGTTGGAAACTCTCTCCGAAAAAGCTCGCGAGAAAGGCTCGGGACTCTATCTTGATTTTCCTCTTGGTGTCAATCCCGATGGCTACGATATGTGGCGTGAACACAGCCTATTTACCATGGGTGTATCTGTAGGAGCACCTCCGGATACCTTGTTCAGTGGTGGGCAGGACTGGGGTTTCACTCCTCTCCATCCTGAAAAGATCAGGGAGCAAGAACACCGATACTTTATTGCTTGTCTAAATCACCAACTGGAATATGCAAGCATTCTCCGAATCGACCATGTGATGTGTCTACATCGTCTCTTTTGGATTCCCGAAGGAATGGAGCCCAGCAAAGGGGTCTATGTTCGATATGCTGCCGATGAGCTATACGCTATCTTAAGCCTCGAGTCCCACAGACATAAATGTCTGCTGGTGGGTGAGAACCTAGGAACCGTGCCGCCATATGTCAATGAGGCCATGACGAGGCATAACATACAATGCATGTATGTTACACAGTACGAAATCACACCTGACTCCAACGGGACGCTTCGGGAGATTCCCACCAATGCCGTAGCGAGCCTTAACACGCATGATATGCCCCCATTCTCGGCCTTTTGGCAGGGCTTGGACATTGAAGACCGGCTGGCGATGAAGATCTTGGACACTACAGGTGCCCACGTCGAGCGCGGATCTCGACAGAATCTCAAACAAGCCCTGGTGAACTTTCTGCAGCGCAACGGATGGCTCAAGGGCAATTCATGGGATACACATTCCGTCCTTAAAGCTTGCTTGGCGTTCCTGGCTAGCAGCCATGCCAGGATTTTATTGGTCAACTTGGAGGATCTGTGGTTGGAGACAGAGCCTCAGAATATCCCTGGTATCCAGGAGGAACACCCTAACTGGCGGCGGAAAGCACGTTACAGCCTTGAAGTACTTTCCCAGATGCCCGAGGTATTGGATGCAATTGAGGAAATAGATCGAATATTCAAGCGAGGGAAAGGATTCTAG
- a CDS encoding N-acetyltransferase, which yields MKVEKARIDDGPQIHKLANYFAEKGVMLPRALSEIYENIRDFFVVRDGDKVIGCASLHIYWSDLAEVRGVAVSEDCQGQGIGARLIEACLREAKELGIQQVFCLTYKAAFFEKLGFRQVDKLELPRKIWSECYRCPKFPNCDEVALTYNVS from the coding sequence TTGAAGGTAGAAAAAGCCAGGATTGATGATGGCCCCCAGATACACAAGTTGGCCAACTACTTTGCTGAGAAGGGGGTCATGTTGCCGCGGGCCCTAAGCGAAATATATGAGAACATAAGAGACTTTTTTGTGGTCAGAGATGGAGACAAGGTAATTGGCTGTGCCTCCCTCCATATATACTGGTCTGATTTGGCTGAGGTCAGAGGTGTGGCGGTGAGCGAAGACTGCCAGGGCCAGGGGATTGGGGCGAGGCTTATTGAAGCATGTCTGAGGGAAGCGAAGGAACTGGGTATCCAACAGGTCTTTTGTTTGACTTATAAGGCAGCCTTTTTTGAAAAGCTTGGTTTCCGCCAGGTAGATAAGCTGGAGCTGCCGCGAAAGATTTGGTCTGAGTGCTACCGTTGCCCCAAGTTTCCTAACTGCGACGAAGTTGCCTTGACATATAACGTTTCTTGA
- a CDS encoding NAD(+)/NADH kinase, with product MNRPVKRVGVIYHPKIPAAKALSERLSEVLPSMRASAWACSSWDEEDMRTQLQDTDLVISVGGDGTILRVARAVAFQNIPIVGVNLGHLGFMTEFSADDLLEKLPAVLCGEGWIDQRTMLQVDLSSETNGRTDKGLPRSFHALNDVLIGRGSVPRIIQVSAAVNGAPLTTYRADGVIIATATGSTGYSLAAGGPILFPQAEEIMVTPVSAHLSLSYALVLPSTAVVEMQVHTYHEAVLSVDGQINLALQDGDRITAKRSQQGARFLRMYPRDFFYSALEQRLRVKVRD from the coding sequence GTGAACCGTCCTGTGAAAAGGGTTGGCGTTATCTACCATCCGAAGATTCCAGCAGCGAAGGCCTTATCGGAACGATTATCCGAGGTGTTACCATCCATGAGGGCCAGTGCATGGGCCTGTTCCTCGTGGGATGAAGAAGATATGAGAACCCAGTTGCAAGACACCGATTTGGTCATCAGCGTGGGTGGTGATGGTACTATTCTACGGGTCGCCCGCGCGGTAGCCTTTCAGAATATTCCCATCGTTGGGGTGAATCTAGGCCATCTTGGCTTCATGACTGAGTTTTCGGCTGATGACCTGTTGGAAAAGTTGCCCGCAGTGCTCTGTGGAGAGGGTTGGATTGATCAACGTACCATGCTGCAGGTAGACCTGTCTTCTGAAACTAACGGCAGGACTGACAAGGGGTTACCCAGATCATTCCATGCTCTGAATGATGTGCTCATCGGCAGAGGTTCAGTGCCGAGAATCATTCAGGTGTCAGCTGCTGTAAACGGTGCACCTCTGACAACTTACAGAGCTGATGGTGTTATCATTGCCACTGCCACTGGCAGCACCGGCTACTCCTTGGCGGCTGGAGGGCCCATCCTCTTTCCCCAAGCTGAGGAGATCATGGTCACACCGGTCTCAGCTCATTTGAGCCTGTCTTACGCTTTGGTTTTGCCATCCACGGCCGTGGTGGAAATGCAAGTCCATACTTACCATGAGGCTGTGCTGAGCGTCGATGGGCAGATAAATCTCGCGCTGCAGGACGGGGACAGAATCACTGCAAAGCGGAGCCAGCAGGGCGCTCGTTTTCTGAGGATGTATCCTCGCGATTTCTTCTATAGTGCTCTCGAGCAGAGACTGAGGGTGAAAGTAAGAGATTGA
- a CDS encoding acyl-CoA dehydrogenase family protein, whose product MDFRFSEQEEKLRKEVREFCEKEPPESFPCEIEDEGYSFGGWSRAFTQRLGQKGWLSIAWPKEYGGMGGTVMERFVAAEELAYHRAPQYGHLFGDAAAAGVLRYGTDEQKKEFLPKMAKAEILFSTGLSEPGAGSDLLNTATRAVKNGDDYIINGQKIWPTGAHLAEWCLLLARTDPEAPKSKGLSTFLVDVRLPGVTVNPIIDMAGAKSFNEIFLEDVRVHKKYLLGQENRGLPLVFEALEGDRFWGRCLRHAGSKKDLEELVEYVNDARYDGHRLKDNQVIRDTLAELAIELEVSRMINYKAAWLLNKGTSISSESSVVKVFADELGQRLAHVALQILGPEVQLGEDSKWTKLRKRFTFLYKFNRGLSLAGGTSEIQRMTIATRGLRLPRG is encoded by the coding sequence ATGGATTTCCGATTCTCTGAACAGGAAGAAAAGCTTAGAAAAGAAGTCCGGGAATTCTGCGAGAAAGAGCCACCGGAAAGTTTTCCATGTGAAATTGAGGACGAGGGTTACAGTTTTGGTGGCTGGTCCCGTGCCTTTACGCAGAGGCTAGGGCAAAAAGGTTGGTTATCAATAGCCTGGCCCAAAGAGTACGGCGGAATGGGCGGGACTGTCATGGAGCGCTTCGTCGCTGCTGAAGAACTGGCCTACCACAGAGCACCACAATACGGGCATTTGTTTGGAGATGCTGCAGCTGCAGGAGTTCTGCGCTACGGCACCGATGAGCAGAAGAAAGAGTTCCTCCCCAAGATGGCAAAGGCCGAGATACTCTTCTCCACAGGGTTGAGCGAACCGGGGGCAGGCTCTGACCTGCTGAACACAGCAACTCGAGCAGTAAAGAACGGAGACGACTATATTATCAATGGGCAGAAGATCTGGCCTACTGGGGCACACCTGGCAGAGTGGTGCTTACTGTTAGCCAGGACAGACCCTGAGGCTCCGAAATCCAAGGGACTGAGTACATTTCTGGTGGATGTAAGACTTCCTGGTGTAACAGTAAACCCGATTATCGATATGGCTGGCGCCAAGTCTTTCAATGAGATATTTCTTGAGGATGTTCGTGTTCATAAGAAGTATCTCCTAGGGCAAGAGAATCGCGGACTCCCTCTCGTTTTTGAAGCCCTGGAGGGAGACAGATTCTGGGGGAGATGCCTGAGGCACGCAGGGAGCAAGAAAGACCTGGAAGAGCTCGTCGAATATGTCAATGATGCAAGATACGATGGCCACAGATTGAAAGACAATCAGGTGATCCGGGATACACTGGCTGAACTAGCTATTGAACTTGAAGTGAGCCGCATGATCAACTACAAGGCAGCCTGGCTGCTGAACAAAGGGACCAGCATCAGTTCGGAGTCCTCGGTGGTCAAAGTCTTCGCCGATGAACTGGGACAGCGCCTGGCCCACGTCGCGTTGCAAATCCTGGGCCCGGAGGTACAGCTTGGCGAAGACTCTAAATGGACCAAACTGAGAAAGAGATTCACCTTCCTCTACAAGTTCAACAGAGGTCTGAGCCTCGCCGGAGGCACTTCAGAAATCCAAAGGATGACGATAGCCACCAGAGGCTTGCGCCTGCCGAGAGGCTAG
- a CDS encoding acyl-CoA dehydratase activase: MTHSLGIDIGSVNVKLALIDRDDRVVLLDSEKVTSSSQAAVALLIARLARKFNIQEINTAALSGSAVTMVSNKLNWSEYSSSLSIASGLLHFHPEAKTIIQIGGQSSFVMELEDGLRKPWRVASNPLCAAGTGMFLGQQAYRLGISMEDFSRLAMEFEGTPPRIAARCSVFAKTDLIHLQQKGVPIGAMLYALCGSIARMVASLKKGVFEEPIFCVGGVAANAAIIKALNEVLSARNGRPANVIVPENNLYIEALGAAILSRESGRISKVTVLSEAEVKQQYFEMPRLEKNGQQSNCWATPVIEKPFTGYLGVDVGSTSTKAVIIDESGQKIIARSYLMTAGRPLDAVKEVFHNLLRHVGDTAMIAGVGVTGSGRYLVGSFIGADLIKNEITAQTRAAAELDPEADIIEIGGQDSKLVIKRNGVVVDYQMNKACAAGTGSFIDELAEQLGIHVQNGEFANLAFKATHTIDLGTRCAAFMGQAVASAQQGGVPLEVITASLANSIAGNYLSKVVETRKLGDKVILTGAVFYNEAVVSAFQNALQGKTTIVPEHKEVSGAIGAALLARESTEGGSSKFKGFQKVIDSNHNLTTFVCKVCDNNCNISRLDIPNEKSTFYGSRCDLFDSTISHEKIETAFDEREKLLFKQYKEKEGTPSVGIPRALAAYDYAPLLIGFLNSLGTKVVLSSKTTKQITEEAVELGYTDSCFPLKLLHGHAASLKQVDYILYPSAIRLGLKEGDEDQKYSCPLVQASPFIIRQALNLEQRMLIPVIDLSRGNDDTINNLTDVAVRMGFTKKQGKMAAIAGLEAQSEFEAALVEHGKKLLQQIRHNNQLGVVIFSRSYMSQDSGANLGIAEKLAQLGVVPIPLDYLSLSSVNVREYSDRPYWFCESKHIAGAAIAAKDPQLYGLILTNFGCGPNSFVLNIVRDIMGNKPLGQLEIDEHAAEAGIITRLEAFVDTINGFARSSKSYSFPTEDKNIRREAPTTVNSNKVILIPRMCTHAEVLGAAMEAFGVKAVVLPEPDERNLLYSNKVTSGKECLPYRVSLGDFMRFFYEGNSYGFGPKDVEGFMASAFGPCRFGKYAVEQIRILREIGFNLQIRTTVSNNAYRDLNIGTGFERLAWNGIVAVDYLERLLWRTRPYEKSIGVTDALFNECLTDLANHIRKREKFDYYLRQVTTRFKALIDPDKPRRPIVGINGEIYLRSNRFSNRDMVRECEKAGLEVIVSPIGEWLKYITHRNIEDGIRERRLKKIVIGYLRQLQLERDESSVISNFKELIDSREPSIKEILSFSSQYLSPKCGSEAVVSIGAGIEWMENPNFAGVISVMPHGCMPGGIVAAMSENFSRMYGKPWINLTYDGFLESNNLVKLSNFAEVIRFCNKKNGSSLT, translated from the coding sequence ATGACCCATTCTTTAGGCATAGATATTGGCTCTGTCAACGTAAAACTGGCGCTTATCGACAGGGACGACAGAGTAGTCTTACTCGATAGTGAAAAGGTGACCTCCAGTTCCCAGGCTGCGGTCGCATTACTAATTGCAAGGCTAGCCAGAAAATTCAATATCCAAGAGATCAACACAGCTGCTCTATCTGGTTCAGCCGTCACCATGGTATCCAATAAACTAAACTGGTCTGAATATAGCAGCTCGCTATCAATTGCTTCAGGGCTTCTCCATTTCCATCCAGAGGCAAAAACCATCATACAAATTGGCGGGCAGAGTTCTTTTGTCATGGAACTCGAGGATGGGCTAAGGAAACCATGGAGGGTTGCCTCAAATCCTCTTTGCGCAGCAGGCACCGGTATGTTCCTGGGGCAGCAGGCATACAGACTCGGGATAAGCATGGAGGACTTCTCACGTCTTGCGATGGAATTTGAAGGCACTCCACCCAGGATAGCCGCCAGGTGTAGCGTCTTCGCCAAGACTGACCTTATTCACCTGCAGCAGAAGGGGGTTCCGATAGGGGCAATGCTCTACGCACTCTGTGGCAGCATAGCCCGAATGGTAGCCTCTCTCAAAAAAGGCGTGTTCGAGGAACCAATCTTCTGCGTTGGTGGTGTTGCTGCCAATGCTGCGATAATCAAAGCCCTCAATGAGGTACTGTCTGCAAGAAACGGGCGTCCGGCGAACGTTATTGTTCCAGAGAATAATCTATATATTGAGGCTTTGGGGGCAGCCATACTTTCCAGAGAATCTGGAAGAATTTCAAAAGTCACAGTGCTGTCTGAAGCAGAAGTCAAGCAACAGTATTTTGAAATGCCAAGGCTTGAAAAGAACGGCCAGCAATCTAACTGTTGGGCAACACCAGTAATAGAGAAACCGTTCACGGGCTATCTTGGGGTTGATGTTGGGTCTACCAGTACAAAGGCAGTCATAATCGACGAATCTGGCCAGAAGATCATAGCAAGGAGTTACCTGATGACAGCAGGAAGGCCGTTAGATGCTGTAAAAGAGGTCTTCCATAATCTGCTGCGACATGTGGGAGATACGGCTATGATCGCTGGAGTAGGTGTCACCGGCTCCGGGAGATATCTGGTAGGCAGCTTTATCGGTGCAGATTTAATAAAGAACGAGATCACTGCACAGACAAGAGCTGCAGCAGAACTAGACCCCGAAGCAGATATCATTGAAATAGGGGGGCAGGATTCAAAGCTCGTCATAAAGCGAAACGGTGTCGTTGTTGATTATCAGATGAATAAGGCCTGCGCCGCTGGTACTGGCAGCTTTATCGATGAACTGGCTGAGCAGCTTGGTATCCATGTTCAAAACGGTGAATTCGCCAACCTGGCATTCAAGGCTACACACACCATCGATTTGGGAACAAGGTGCGCTGCCTTTATGGGACAGGCAGTGGCTTCGGCTCAGCAAGGAGGCGTCCCTCTGGAAGTCATCACTGCCAGTCTGGCTAACTCTATTGCCGGGAACTACCTTTCTAAAGTCGTGGAAACAAGAAAGCTGGGCGACAAAGTTATATTGACTGGAGCAGTATTCTACAACGAGGCTGTTGTTTCTGCTTTTCAAAATGCACTACAAGGGAAAACCACTATCGTACCTGAGCACAAGGAGGTTAGTGGTGCTATAGGTGCAGCACTTCTCGCCAGGGAAAGCACGGAAGGCGGAAGCTCAAAGTTCAAAGGATTCCAGAAAGTCATCGACAGTAATCACAACCTCACAACCTTTGTCTGCAAAGTGTGCGACAACAACTGCAACATCAGTCGACTGGACATACCCAACGAAAAGTCAACGTTCTACGGCAGCAGGTGCGACCTTTTCGACAGCACTATCAGCCATGAAAAAATAGAAACCGCTTTTGATGAACGTGAGAAGCTGTTATTCAAGCAGTACAAAGAAAAAGAGGGCACACCATCTGTCGGTATTCCCAGGGCGCTCGCAGCATATGATTACGCCCCGTTGCTCATTGGCTTTCTTAACTCGCTGGGCACAAAGGTGGTCCTTTCAAGCAAAACCACCAAGCAAATCACAGAAGAGGCCGTGGAATTGGGCTATACAGACAGTTGCTTCCCCCTCAAGTTGCTACATGGCCATGCGGCAAGTCTCAAGCAAGTCGACTACATCCTCTACCCCTCTGCTATCCGACTTGGCCTGAAAGAAGGTGATGAGGATCAAAAATACTCCTGCCCTCTAGTTCAGGCTTCTCCATTTATTATTCGCCAGGCCCTCAATCTCGAACAACGAATGCTTATACCTGTGATCGATCTTAGCAGAGGTAACGATGATACGATAAATAATCTGACAGATGTTGCAGTGCGAATGGGATTCACCAAGAAACAAGGAAAGATGGCTGCAATCGCCGGACTTGAAGCTCAAAGTGAATTCGAAGCGGCCCTGGTGGAGCACGGCAAGAAGCTACTGCAACAGATCCGTCATAATAATCAACTGGGTGTAGTGATATTCTCCCGTTCATACATGTCTCAAGATTCAGGCGCCAATCTTGGTATCGCCGAAAAGCTCGCCCAACTCGGTGTAGTGCCTATACCACTAGACTACCTATCGCTGTCTTCGGTGAATGTTAGAGAATACTCAGACCGACCATACTGGTTCTGCGAAAGCAAGCACATAGCCGGGGCGGCAATAGCAGCAAAAGACCCACAACTTTACGGGCTAATACTAACAAACTTTGGCTGTGGTCCCAACTCATTCGTGCTCAATATTGTTCGAGATATTATGGGCAACAAACCGTTAGGCCAATTGGAAATCGATGAACACGCAGCAGAGGCTGGTATCATTACGCGACTCGAAGCTTTTGTGGATACCATAAATGGGTTTGCGCGCTCATCCAAATCATACAGCTTCCCAACCGAGGATAAGAATATCCGCCGGGAAGCACCTACGACTGTTAATTCAAATAAGGTTATCCTCATACCAAGGATGTGCACACATGCTGAGGTACTTGGCGCTGCAATGGAAGCCTTTGGAGTGAAAGCAGTCGTGCTTCCTGAGCCAGACGAAAGAAACCTCCTTTACAGTAACAAGGTCACATCAGGCAAGGAATGCTTGCCATACCGCGTGAGCCTCGGTGACTTCATGAGGTTTTTCTACGAAGGCAACAGCTATGGTTTCGGGCCAAAAGATGTCGAAGGCTTCATGGCCAGTGCCTTCGGTCCTTGCCGCTTTGGGAAATACGCTGTAGAACAAATCAGAATACTGAGAGAAATTGGCTTCAATCTTCAGATACGAACTACCGTGTCAAATAACGCCTATCGTGATTTGAATATTGGTACAGGATTCGAGCGCCTGGCTTGGAATGGCATTGTAGCCGTGGATTATCTCGAAAGGCTTCTTTGGCGAACTCGGCCTTATGAAAAATCAATCGGAGTGACTGATGCATTATTCAACGAGTGCCTGACTGATCTTGCCAACCATATCCGCAAAAGAGAGAAATTCGACTACTACTTAAGACAGGTAACCACAAGATTTAAGGCTCTGATTGACCCTGACAAGCCCAGAAGACCAATCGTAGGGATCAATGGTGAGATATACTTGCGATCTAACAGATTCAGTAATAGAGACATGGTGAGAGAATGCGAAAAGGCAGGGCTTGAGGTCATAGTCTCCCCGATTGGAGAGTGGCTGAAGTATATTACCCACCGGAACATTGAGGACGGTATCAGAGAAAGAAGACTGAAGAAGATCGTGATAGGTTATCTGAGGCAGCTTCAGCTAGAAAGAGATGAAAGCTCGGTGATCAGCAATTTCAAAGAGCTGATTGACAGCCGAGAGCCTTCAATAAAAGAGATACTTTCGTTCTCCAGTCAATACCTTTCTCCAAAATGTGGCAGTGAAGCAGTAGTTAGCATAGGCGCTGGGATTGAATGGATGGAGAATCCGAACTTTGCCGGTGTGATATCGGTAATGCCACACGGCTGCATGCCCGGAGGAATCGTGGCTGCTATGTCTGAGAATTTCAGCAGAATGTATGGGAAGCCGTGGATCAACCTGACTTACGATGGATTCCTCGAGTCCAACAATCTAGTTAAGCTGAGCAACTTTGCCGAAGTCATTAGATTCTGCAATAAGAAGAATGGTAGTAGCCTTACATGA
- a CDS encoding SDR family oxidoreductase, with protein sequence MRLLEGKVALVTGGSSGIGQATAVAFAREGAKVVIADVRVEGSEETLQMIKDVGGEAIFVKTDVTKAAEVEAMANKAVETYGRLDCAFNNAGFGGEIALITNSKEETWDRVIDINLKGVWLCMKYEVPHMLKQGSGAIVNTASVAGLVGTPSQAAYVASKHGIVGLTKSVALDYATSGIRVNAVCPGVIRTPMIGRRIEAKPKREAGYIAMEPMGRLGKPEEIAEAVVWLCSDAASFVTGHAMAVDGGLVAR encoded by the coding sequence ATGAGACTACTAGAAGGAAAGGTTGCCTTGGTAACAGGCGGAAGCTCAGGAATCGGCCAGGCCACGGCTGTAGCATTCGCCAGGGAAGGTGCCAAGGTTGTCATTGCCGATGTAAGGGTGGAGGGGAGCGAGGAGACACTGCAAATGATTAAGGATGTTGGTGGCGAAGCTATTTTCGTCAAAACCGACGTAACAAAGGCAGCTGAGGTAGAAGCAATGGCAAACAAAGCTGTCGAAACCTACGGTAGACTTGACTGCGCCTTCAATAACGCCGGCTTTGGGGGAGAGATAGCATTAATCACCAACAGCAAAGAAGAAACCTGGGACCGTGTAATCGACATCAACCTCAAAGGTGTGTGGCTTTGCATGAAATATGAGGTTCCACATATGCTCAAGCAGGGCAGCGGGGCTATTGTGAACACAGCGTCGGTGGCAGGACTAGTAGGCACCCCATCCCAGGCTGCTTATGTTGCCAGTAAACATGGCATTGTGGGCCTGACAAAATCAGTAGCACTGGATTATGCTACGTCTGGCATCCGGGTAAACGCTGTCTGTCCCGGGGTTATTCGGACACCCATGATCGGTCGCCGTATTGAAGCTAAGCCAAAAAGAGAAGCAGGCTATATAGCTATGGAACCAATGGGGCGACTTGGCAAACCTGAGGAGATCGCTGAAGCCGTGGTTTGGCTATGTTCAGATGCAGCTTCGTTTGTTACCGGACATGCCATGGCCGTTGACGGTGGTCTCGTAGCACGATAG
- a CDS encoding PAC2 family protein, which translates to MERAVTLYKEPKLKNPRLIMALPDTGYVGLRIIDYLRNKLCAEEFGRIEPYDFSVVPWISVKDGLIEDLEMMRNGFYYWENNTNGNDLVLFRSEQPTARIYEYVHLILDVAGRLGVQRLYIVGAFGATGVTHLESPSVLGVVNLPHLKQLVEGCGIALYPEYRGIGTIHSLFMWFAKVRNIEALGLWSPIPHYIARLPFPWSNYPRSSLSILEKLAGLEDIVVDTGELEDSARRTETEMRKIYDELYEEAKKEVVYPMGEQPASYPENTTATISDEELRRMMRDIEDFFKKGKQ; encoded by the coding sequence ATGGAAAGAGCTGTTACGCTATATAAGGAGCCTAAGTTAAAGAACCCCAGGTTGATCATGGCTTTGCCAGATACCGGATATGTAGGCTTGAGGATCATTGACTACTTAAGAAACAAACTGTGTGCTGAGGAGTTTGGTAGAATTGAACCCTATGATTTCTCCGTAGTGCCTTGGATTTCAGTCAAGGACGGGCTGATAGAAGATCTGGAGATGATGAGGAACGGGTTTTATTACTGGGAGAACAACACAAACGGGAATGATTTGGTTCTTTTCAGAAGTGAACAGCCAACAGCCAGGATCTATGAATACGTTCACCTGATTCTGGACGTTGCTGGCCGTCTTGGGGTTCAGAGACTTTATATAGTCGGTGCGTTTGGTGCTACAGGAGTGACTCACTTGGAGAGCCCATCGGTTTTGGGGGTAGTCAATCTGCCCCATTTGAAACAACTTGTGGAAGGCTGTGGCATTGCACTGTATCCTGAGTATAGAGGCATTGGCACTATACATTCTTTGTTCATGTGGTTTGCTAAAGTGAGGAATATCGAAGCTCTTGGCTTATGGTCACCGATACCACACTATATTGCCAGACTCCCATTCCCATGGAGCAATTACCCCAGATCATCCCTGTCTATTTTAGAGAAGTTAGCTGGGCTGGAGGATATTGTAGTGGATACTGGCGAGCTTGAAGACTCCGCCAGGCGTACGGAAACGGAAATGAGGAAGATCTACGACGAGTTATACGAGGAGGCCAAGAAGGAAGTTGTCTATCCAATGGGTGAACAGCCAGCTAGCTATCCTGAGAATACAACGGCGACGATAAGTGACGAAGAGCTCAGGCGAATGATGAGAGACATCGAAGATTTTTTCAAGAAGGGGAAACAGTGA